The following are encoded together in the Neomonachus schauinslandi chromosome X, ASM220157v2, whole genome shotgun sequence genome:
- the LOC110575898 gene encoding melanoma-associated antigen 10-like — protein MPHSPKRLRLTFEPDFQAQSEIQGLEVADVLVAEDEEETSSISSCSFNFSYPSTSASPPSSPVIPVSLEEEEEEEPAATLSPPQSPQSSCSFSASWSTSEGVSSSQEEDTSSPYTSTDTESLPRDPLDEKVADLVHFMVLKYRLKEPITKAEMLKFVIKRYKKQFPVIFKKASKCLEVISGIDVKEVDPTTHSYVLVNSLDLTRDEMLSDNQSMPKNGLLIIILGVIFIEGNCAPEEDIWDFLNMMGVYAGRDHFIYGEPRNLITRDWVQENYLEYRQVPNSDPPCYEFLWGPRAHAETSKMKVLEFLAKIKGTDPISFSYWYEEALRDEEERAQRRIGSVDNTTSMFIAQHWSAASPAPTEE, from the coding sequence ATGCCTCACTCTCCAAAGCGTCTACGCCTCACATTTGAGCCAGACTTTCAAGCCCAAAGTGAGATACAAGGCCTAGAAGTGGCAGATGTTCTTGTAGCTGAGGACGAGGAGGAGACTTCCTCTATTTCCAGTTGCTCTTTCAACTTCTCTTACCCCTCCACCTCCGCCTCCCCGCCTTCCTCTCCTGTGATCCCAGTCTCcctagaggaggaggaggaagaggagcctgCTGCAACCCTGAGTCCTCCCCAGAGTCCTCAGagctcctgctccttctctgcaTCATGGAGCACATCAGAAGGAGTCTCCAGCAGCCAAGAAGAAGATACAAGTTCCCCTTATACCTCAACAGACACTGAATCTTTGCCCAGAGACCCACTAGATGAGAAGGTGGCTGATTTGGTACATTTCATGGTCCTCAAGTATCGACTGAAGGAGCCCATCACAAAGGCAGAAATGCTAAAGTTTGTCATCAAAAGGTACAAGAAACAATTCCCTGTGATCTTCAAGAAAGCGTCTAAGTGTTTGGAGGTGATCTCTGGCATTGATGTGAAGGAAGTggaccccaccacccactcctaTGTCCTTGTCAACTCCCTGGACCTCACCCGTGATGAGATGCTTAGCGACAACCAGAGCATGCCTAAAAATGGTCTCCTGATAATCATCCTGGGTGTGATCTTCATAGAGGGCAATTGTGCCCCTGAAGAAGACATCTGGGATTTCCTGAATATGATGGGAGTGTATGCTGGGAGGGATCATTTCATTTATGGGGAGCCCAGGAACCTCATCACCAGAGATTGGGTGCAGGAGAATTATCTGGAGTACCGGCAGGTGCCTAACAGTGATCCTCCATGCTATGAATTCCTGTGGGGTCCCAGGGCTCATGCTGAAACCAGTAAGATGAAAGTTCTGGAGTTTTTGGCTAAGATCAAAGGGACTGACCCCATTTCCTTCTCATACTGGTATGAGGAGGctttaagagatgaggaagagagagCCCAGCGCAGAATTGGTTCTGTGGATAATACtacttccatgttcattgcacaGCATTGGTCAGCAGCTTCTCCTGCCCCAACTGAAGAGTGA